The DNA region tggatgacttgacagaatgttgatattagcatgtctgacatatatcttacatctatatattcagctacttgagatatattcacaaaaccgccaagaaatgaagatatttgtaacgaaatgcacaagtagctgactacataaagagagatatctgagtaattgtgtcgtaatattatgtggatgacttgacggAATGTTggtattagcatgtctggcatatatcttcaatctatatatttagctacttgagatatattgacaaaactgccaaaaatgaagatatttataacgaaatgcacaagtagctgactacataaagagagatatctgagtaattgtgtgatcaaattatgtggatgacttgacagaatgttgatattagcaagactagcatatatcttcaatctatatatacagctactttagatatatagagaaaacagcaaaaagataaagatatttgtaacaaaatgcacaagtagctgactacataaagagagatatctgagtaattgtgtcgtaatattatgtggatgacttgacagaatgttgatattagcatgtctggcatatatcttcaatctatatatacagctacttgagatatattgaaaaaacagccaaaaaataaagatatttgtaacgaaacgcacaagtagctgactacataaagagagatatctgagtaattgtgtcgtaatattatgtggatgacttgacagaatgttgatattagcaagtcaggcatatatcttcagtctatatatacagctacttgagatatattgacaattgacagtgatatagtgcaatgtacatcttaaaacaaaaatagaaatcCTTGGTGTGTGTTCTCCCATGGACAGTAAGAAGTATCTAGAAGCCAAGTTTCTttaatctcgtagccagttactagtagctagcttttcttacttctcgtagccagttactagtagccagttactagtagctaacttttatttaatctcgtagccagttgctagtagctagcttttcttacttctcgtagccagttactagtagccagctactagtagctaactttacctatctATTCTATTAGCATTTTGTTATGAAAACAGAATTGTTTTATACATTAATATTAAGCCACTTGTTGATCACTACTTTCATTTTGACAAGATAAAGAAGTAAAACGTGCgttatttaattcattaatgtcgcattgaagtttattttgcatttactatatgagcatttttgtttcaattaaaattttatatttttgtattattacatgaTTGTGTTTATAATGTATGACCTCAAGATGCTGCAGGAGGACTGTTAAAAAGACAGGCAGATCTGGCAGATTTGCGTGGACAAGCCCATATACAAAATGCCCGGGATCTGTATGAATTTGCTGTTTCGAATTTGACGCGGACAAAATCTGTTTGCCGGAGATGGCTTTTCCGTTTTCTTGATTTCATCCCAAGAGAAGGCAATTTAAGTTTCAAACCAATTTCAAACATCAGATCTGTCCATCAAGTCATCGTTGATAACTCGTCTCCCCATATCATTATACGCGAACTGTCCTGCTTTTGTGAAAAATGCAGTTTACAAATATATCACGAATGTGTAAATGTTCAAAGAATTGGGCAAGTTCAACACCATGAAATGGTCAAGGATACAAACAACACATTCGATGTTGAAGAAGATGACGAAGAGGTGCCCTTGTCCGAAATGGTATCCAAAGGACAGGTAATTGCCGTATATGCGGATGACCCAGACCATGACTATTTCTTGCTAAAAGTTCAGGAAGCAATTCAAACATTAAACAGCGAAAGCACTGACGCTTGGGGCTCAACTCTTCCAGCTGGTATTAAGGTCATCACAGGACTTTATTACGACAATATTGATAACAAGAATCTTCTGTCATACAAACTTATACCCAGGAGAAGAGCCGTAGTGCCAGCCAGTGCAGTAGTTTATATCTGTTCAGAAATAGATGCTCGGGCCAATATTGTTTTGGACGAATGTGTCCATTTAAACATATTGCATGCAATAAACGACATTATCATGTCTTAAAAATGAATTGTACATGATCGAATACATAAACTTCAAAGATTGTAAAACCTAGTAAATAGAATAATACACcagaatataatttttcatgattgtataattatattatccaaatacatgtatctgtgcaTTTAGCTGTATTGTCTGGGATAAAAGTGCAATATCGAATGTGGAATGTTTTGAATTCGCTGATCAAATTTATAGTTTATACCATGCAGCTTGAAATTTTCTAAAAGGAAATCACATTCCaatctgccaattttttttgtttcataaacTATGATTGAGTTATTTAAATGAAGATATacactttttaaagttattacttatatttcttaaatattgccTGAGTTACAGGCGTGCATATTGTGATCTTATTTTAAGTACATTTGCTACCATATTACTGGCAATGTTTGTGCATTAATTCATAACTTGCTTGCAGTGCAAATCTGGAGATACAGGAGATAtgaatacatttgtatttattttagtttcaAAATTCACGGTTATTAAGAAgttgaatttct from Crassostrea angulata isolate pt1a10 chromosome 7, ASM2561291v2, whole genome shotgun sequence includes:
- the LOC128191396 gene encoding uncharacterized protein LOC128191396 codes for the protein MTIRDFRFKHFTRNYFETAHAKGPQDAAGGLLKRQADLADLRGQAHIQNARDLYEFAVSNLTRTKSVCRRWLFRFLDFIPREGNLSFKPISNIRSVHQVIVDNSSPHIIIRELSCFCEKCSLQIYHECVNVQRIGQVQHHEMVKDTNNTFDVEEDDEEVPLSEMVSKGQVIAVYADDPDHDYFLLKVQEAIQTLNSESTDAWGSTLPAGIKVITGLYYDNIDNKNLLSYKLIPRRRAVVPASAVVYICSEIDARANIVLDECVHLNILHAINDIIMS